From Bombyx mori chromosome 10, ASM3026992v2, a single genomic window includes:
- the LOC101739189 gene encoding restin homolog isoform X11, which yields MPVETKISFSDHSVILTEDTDSFIIGERVWVGGTKPGQIAYIGETQFAPGEWAGIVLDEPIGKNDGSVAGVRYFQCPEKRGVFSRLTRLTRVPFAIHTPHDASPVSDAGSVFERPPSGAARPKRTLSPNGSIRSIVSSKMNASISTTTNGDIRTGDRVIVSSSRGSKAGILRFVGPTDFAPGIWAGVELDDPLGKNDGSVDGKRYFDCAPRFGLFAPISKVSRSPSNRKPGACAIHSNGRATPLRRSNSRDSLTSLGTSIASSRVGVRLGVTSLGAQRVGGPRASSTPVSAKNALQELLREKQQHLERMMRERELERTEVAKISLQADRAETALTQLKKEASQTSNENVILKAELDKLNKLLEDERQKVEDLMFRNEEENINKEDYYRYKEAMEKEIAANEQRIRELEAEAALQLARADATATALRALEEQRNAEAATVAEQHREELSAAQTLSSELQKLLDEAYALLKEKENEKDSLGKSMSDELAKLKADSERALNEAKTKLAIVQTEFETQLSVLTAKLQLAESKLETEKQTLERTNKENSQTIIDLNTKLTQLQAAVDDKTIELNKVIAVTKEHEVNLNKEITKLKMELSARVIDLEQLEDTKRKQELACKNLEEEIARVRDECSIKVNEYEGILNEVTQQNEKNKTEISELQQSLSVKIKEYEKLLADSSTSSSSTEKLINEYKGTIHERDKEIIKLKDDYEQTTANFNIKHSKIAEEHKKEIDERNSRIEELIKEINSHKQTLDQNKVDFDALNSQFMQNANELKTLREENDKLKATINELTAANVELKAKLSTMELEVGELKRQLDSSLEKCEDLEKMKEKVESEYMNLTGQTSDSNDQFNKLSQHLKETESELREFKDKHREVVNNYARTEQELKQKLFKLQEDFSLERGQLVQSVNDNIEKIVETESKIKEFESQLFDINNRLKDALTANDSLTDENVILKKEIETLKLKEKELLEEHENIRKKLEVENDRFKEEVSMLKAEGATSEVKLMEKVDQLTEAQNDLNNKLEEARKHEDSLQKVLDDMTTQLNNQKTRYEKEISVLQSHLSTLTNDFSKNQADENVLKQQLEEKQNLIKDLTLKSEMLEVDLKSNVEMIKEKDRQIAQTNEEIIKANENRKQLEDTLNSAQLDISSLKQKYENLIANSSAEESLIKDQLEQLEEMKKEMTLIVQDKEMLQSKYNQAIEELKIVKEAHEVAVKSLKETTDMKDGLQRALDEKDSLLKSQTEVSKTELAKLKEVGEEVAKLKLDVANKDAALQEKETQLTSVADALKSGSNEMQKSLDEIQTKYDSLNEKYKTEVESLNNNLKSLQNQVSERQKEIEELREFKEKVTELQELLNKAEQDIKQLTNINEAQKLNYDDLNKQLQAQFDEYKKDSKRLKHELKAKLNEYEKELGQYKEKVKSESDKQNETVQKLIEAEKNVKELNQKFELVHDQQSSDAEKDVKLEKLSVELHVTKQSLANHIANNEAVVNKLKADIEHKLKDLKQKEDLISRLQDEVKNQRAKVEIAEREKVLLQKEIAKGNDLKDKNDNNAVGILGQGDTIATQKSQEDKEVIDGKVSFLNSVIVDMQRKNEQLMARVQVLEGSAGSIDPPLFNGRKVKAVAPRLFCDICDEFDAHDTEDCPRQAADIDAPATPANRRQPPPPRPYCDICEVFGHATENCDEEETF from the exons ATGCCCGTCGAAACCAAAATTAGCTTTTCCG ACCACAGCGTGATATTGACAGAGGACACCGATAGCTTCATTATTGGTGAACGTGTTTGGGTAGGCGGTACGAAACCTGGACAAATTGCTTATATCGGAGAAACGCAGTTTGCTCCCGGAGAGTGGGCTGGGATAGTACTCGACGAGCCAATTG GTAAAAACGATGGATCAGTGGCAGGCGTTCGTTATTTTCAATGTCCAGAGAAACGAGGTGTGTTTTCTCGATTGACTCGACTCACTAGAGTTCCCTTCGCTATACACACACCGCACGATGCATCGCCCGTGTCGGATGCGGGGAGCGTGTTCGAACGACCTCCTTCCGGCGCGGCTCGTCCCAAGCGGACCCTCTCGCCAAATGGAAGTATTCGCAGTATTGTCAGCAGTAAGATGA ATGCTTCAATTTCCACAACGACCAATGGAGATATTCGAACGGGTGATCGTGTTATTGTATCAAGCAGCCGCGGAAGCAAAGCTGGTATTTTGCGTTTCGTAGGTCCTACAGATTTCGCGCCGGGCATTTGGGCAGGTGTCGAACTTGATGATCCCCTCGGTAAAAACGATGGCTCTGTAGACGGAAAGAG ATATTTCGACTGTGCACCACGTTTTGGTTTATTCGCTCCGATATCCAAAGTATCGAGATCTCCATCCAACCGCAAGCCGGGTGCTTGTGCTATCCACAGCAACGGACGAGCGACTCCGTTACGACGTTCCAACTCGCGCGATTCGCTCACGTCTCTTGGCACCTCTATTGCATCGTCTCGTGTGGGGGTGAGACTCGGGGTGACGTCGCTGGGCGCTCAG CGCGTCGGCGGCCCGCGTGCTTCGTCCACCCCGGTCTCGGCTAAGAACGCCCTCCAG GAATTACTTAGGGAGAAACAGCAGCATCTCGAACGAATGATGCGCGAACGTGAATTGGAAAGGACCGAAGTAGCCAAAATCTCGCTTCAGGCCGACAGAGCGGAAACCGCGCTCACGCAACTGAAGAAGGAAGCCTCACAG acgaGCAATGAGAACGTCATACTCAAAGCCGAATTGGACAAGCTCAACAAGCTTCTGGAGGACGAGAGGCAAAAGGTCGAAGATCTCATGTTCAGGAACGAAGAGGAGAACATCAACAAAGAagattattat aGATACAAAGAGGCTATGGAG AAAGAGATAGCTGCTAATGAGCAACGCATCAGAGAGCTTGAAGCCGAAGCAGCGCTGCAGCTGGCCCGCGCCGACGCTACGGCGACAGCGCTGCGGGCGCTTGAAGAACAACGGAACGCTGAAGCCGCTACTGTGGCTGAACAACACAGAGAAGAACTGTCCGCCGCTCAGA CACTTTCATCCGAACTACAAAAGCTTTTAGACGAAGCGTACGCATtgttaaaagaaaaagaaaacgagAAGGACTCGTTAGGCAAAAGCATGTCCGATGAATTGGCAAAGTTGAAAGCAGACTCAGAAAGGGCTCTGAACGAAGCCAAAACGAAACTAGCTATTGTACAAACAGAGTTCGAGACACAATTATCGGTACTTACGGCCAAACTACAATTGGCTGAATCGAAATTAGAAACAGAAAAACAAACTCTCGAAAGAACGAACAAAGAGAACAGTCAAACGATAATCGATTTGAACACGAAACTGACGCAGCTACAAGCGGCCGTCGATGACAAAACCATCGAACTTAATAAAG tAATTGCAGTGACTAAAGAACACGAAGTAAACCTAAACAAAGAAATTACGAAACTGAAAATGGAGCTGAGCGCTAGAGTAATCGATTTGGAACAGCTAGAAGATACTAAGAGGAAACAGGAATTGGCATGTAAAAATTTGGAAGAGGAAATCGCACGCGTCCGGGATGAATGCAGTATTAAAGTTAATGAATATGAAGGCATCTTAAATGAAGTCACGCAGCAAAATGAGAAGAACAAAACAGAAATATCGGAACTACAGCAAAGTTTGTCTGTGAAAATTAAAGAGTACGAGAAACTTCTGGCAGACTCCAGTACAAGTTCAAGTTCGACAGAAAAACTAATAAACGAATATAAAGGAACTATTCATGAAAGAGATAAAGAGATAATCAAGCTCAAAGATGATTATGAACAAACTACAGCCAACTTTAATATCAAACACAGCAAAATCGCAGAAGAACACAAAAAAGAAATCGACGAACGGAATTCTAGAATCGAAGAACttatcaaagaaataaatagtCACAAACAAACGCTCGATCAAAACAAAGTCGATTTTGACGCATTAAACTCCCAGTTCATGCAAAACGCGAATGAGTTGAAAACGCTCAGAGAGGAAAACGATAAACTTAAAGCTACAATTAATGAATTGACTGCCGCGAACGTCGAACTTAAAGCTAAACTTTCAACCATGGAACTAGAGGTCGGCGAATTGAAGCGTCAACTTGAcagttcattagaaaaatgtgaAGATTTAGAAAAAATGAAGGAAAAAGTAGAATCCGAATATATGAACTTGACTGGGCAAACGTCCGATTCTAATGATCAATTCAATAAACTATCGCAACACCTTAAAGAAACAGAAAGCGAATTACGCGAGTTTAAAGATAAGCACAGGGAAGTAGTTAATAATTACGCACGTACAGAACaagaattaaaacaaaagctGTTTAAACTACAGGAAGATTTTTCACTAGAACGCGGTCAGTTAGTTCAGTCGGTCAATGACAATATCGAAAAGATTGTTGAAACTGaaagtaaaattaaagaatTCGAGTCACAGTTATTTGATATCAATAATCGTTTAAAAGACGCACTTACAGCGAACGATAGCTTAACTGATGAGAATGTTATACtgaaaaaagaaatagaaacaCTAAAGCTAAAAGAGAAGGAATTACTTGAAGAACATGAAAACATACGAAAGAAATTAGAAGTTGAAAATGATAGATTTAAAGAAGAAGTATCTATGCTAAAAGCCGAAGGCGCTACATCAGAAGTTAAATTAATGGAAAAAGTTGATCAATTGACTGAAGCTCAAAATGACTTGAACAATAAACTGGAGGAAGCCAGAAAACACGAAGACTCGCTACAAAAAGTACTAGATGATATGACAACACAATTGAATAACCAGAAAACGCGTTACGAAAAAGAAATATCAGTACTTCAAAGTCATCTCTCCACCTTAACCAATGATTTTAGTAAAAATCAAGCCGACGAAAATGTGTTAAAACAACAACTTGAAGAGAAGCAAAACCTTATTAAAGATCTAACCTTGAAATCGGAGATGCTTGAAGTAGATTTAAAATCTAATGTAGAAATGATAAAGGAAAAAGATAGGCAGATAGCACAAACCAACGAGGAAATAATTAAAGCTAACGAAAACAGGAAACAGTTAGAAGATACTTTAAATAGTGCTCAGTTAGATATCTCTTCGTTAAAACAAAAGTATGAAAACCTTATAGCTAATTCTTCTGCGGAAGAATCGCTCATTAAGGATCAACTAGAACAACTAGAAGAGATGAAAAAAGAAATGACTCTTATCGTTCAAGATAAAGAAATGTTACAATCTAAGTACAACCAAGCAATCGAGGAGCTTAAAATAGTTAAAGAAGCGCACGAAGTTGCTGTTAAAAGCTTGAAGGAAACCACGGATATGAAAGACGGTCTGCAGAGGGCATTAGATGAAAAAGATAGTTTATTAAAATCTCAAACTGAGGTTAGTAAGACTGAATTAGCCAAATTAAAAGAAGTAGGTGAAGAAGttgccaaattaaaattagatgttGCGAATAAAGATGCGGCTCTGCAAGAAAAAGAAACGCAACTTACAAGCGTTGCTGATGCACTTAAGTCAGGATCAAACGAAATGCAAAAATCGTTAGATGAGATTCAAACGAAATATGAcagtttaaatgaaaaatataaaactgaAGTTGAAtctctaaataataatttgaaatcatTACAAAATCAAGTTAGTGAAAGACAAAAAGAAATCGAAGAACTGAGGGAATTCAAAGAAAAAGTAACGGAGTTACAGGAACTATTAAATAAGGCTGAACAAGATATAAAACAACTAACCAATATCAACGAAGCACAAAAATTGAATTATGACGATCTTAATAAACAGCTTCAGGCTCAATTCgacgaatacaaaaaagataGCAAAAGACTCAAACATGAACTAAAGGCCAAACTTAATGAATACGAAAAAGAATTGGGCCAGtacaaagaaaaagtaaaatCGGAATCGGATAAACAAAATGAAACTGTGCAAAAATTAATTGAAGCTGAAAAAAACGTAAAGGAACTAAACCAAAAGTTTGAACTAGTACACGATCAGCAGAGTTCAGATGCAGAAAAAGATGTCAAACTAGAAAAGTTATCTGTTGAATTACATGTCACAAAACAATCACTGGCTAATCATATAGCGAACAATGAAGCGGTTGTTAATAAGTTAAAAGCAGATATTGAACACAAACTTAaggatttaaaacaaaaagaagatTTAATATCGAGATTGCAAGATGAAGTTAAG AATCAAAGAGCTAAAGTAGAAATAGCAGAAAGAGAAAAGGTTCTATTGCAAAAAGAAATCGCTAAAGGCAACGATCTGAAAgacaaaaatgataataatgcaGTGGGCATACTTGGGCAAGGAGATACCATAGCAACTCAGAA ATCACAAGAGGATAAAGAAGTTATCGACGGTAAAGTCAGCTTTTTGAACTCAGTCATAGTGGATATGCAACGAAAGAACGAACAACTTATGGCACGAGTACAGGTCCTCGAAGGCTCCGCGGGATCCATAGATCCAccattatt TAACGGTCGTAAAGTGAAAGCAGTGGCGCCGCGTCTTTTCTGCGATATTTGTGACGAGTTCGACGCACACGACACCGAGGACTGTCCCCGGCAAGCTGCCGACATCGACGCGCCGGCGACGCCCGCCAACAGACGACAACCGCCGCCCCCACGACCGTACTGCGATATTTGTGAAG